One candidate division WOR-3 bacterium genomic window carries:
- a CDS encoding T9SS type A sorting domain-containing protein, which produces YMQIEGRPVEGVLVSSIGIGAADTLEFPDVTLHGRDSMGVTAWTYLSGDQIPADDTLSQKFLVRVKDVAVSRIMWPGPHPYDTLPPDTVLYPRCQVWNLGNQSQTFNVQFRIGAYENTVTVSNLLPGGARYVTALAPYTTVPGVWIHTVEAVLAGDLHPENNVMQDTFWVLGTVQHDVAAEAIVSPVGNIDTIHTVHCRARVANYGGDNETFWTWFSVTDTCTDRLVYRESLQVSLPGGLYTTVSFPDTVFKVLGTHTTKCSVYVAGDQNALNDVVTGSFQVTAASHNVLVEQILAPVGTIDSASVVTPSAVVRNSGSEAETFNAFFKIGSYIEAFNVQNLAAGASRTLTFPDWTAHAKDTVQAVCWTYLVGDENPADDTLKQKFFVAVHDVGVAQVLYPVDTVPSDTTVYPACVVKNYGSATETFDVQFRIGMYEGHATVTDLDPGKVDTVEMVEPYTTQVGVWLDRVNTLLVGDQRSGNNQMLDTFWVLGTLDHDVGIEEILAPSGTLDTMESVEPKVKVANYGQSTETWKTWFRIYDPTDALVYDEWKEITLPGQASVVLTYPETQFRVEGEYTSRCSTYLETDQNWTNNVAWSGFEVGGVTIWQPGWKEMKSVPSAPSTKPVKDGAWLAIDAAKTIYAGKGYKTGDFYAYDAIHNTWKALESIPSLEEGKVKLPYKGACGVSDGGNYVYLVKGNNTLGFWRYDVGKDTWERLPDVPLGPEKKRVKGGTDVVYVDKDDTGYVYLLKGYKTEFYRYNTVAQRWDTLDNVPYGQRPKYDKGSWLCLTPGPSPTPRLTLYAHQAKFLNSTKTNHFMFRYDVPGDTWYKQPVKGMPYYGLHSGRANKKKKSKDGSCGTYYEGYIYALKGGNTQQFFRYTAEGDTWYELDTMPSNGTYGRKKFVKYGGDIVTYGYGAFFALKGNKTFEFWRYVLPRDVGTGQVRSGVQAGQSAVGSRQFVVSPNPLAEGFATVRFSLAKPGPAMVTVFDIAGRAVLRQAYSVGRSAHSGTLDCRKLAGGVYLVRLDAEGYTATQKLVVQR; this is translated from the coding sequence CCTATATGCAGATCGAGGGTAGGCCCGTGGAGGGTGTCCTGGTCAGCTCAATTGGCATTGGTGCTGCTGACACGCTGGAATTTCCCGATGTTACGCTCCACGGCCGGGACAGTATGGGTGTGACCGCGTGGACTTATCTCTCCGGCGATCAGATTCCTGCTGACGACACGCTGAGCCAGAAGTTCCTTGTCCGGGTCAAGGACGTTGCGGTGAGCCGGATAATGTGGCCTGGTCCGCACCCGTACGACACGCTGCCGCCGGATACGGTTCTCTATCCGCGTTGCCAGGTCTGGAACCTTGGCAACCAGAGCCAGACTTTCAACGTCCAGTTCCGCATTGGCGCGTATGAGAACACGGTGACGGTCAGCAACCTGCTGCCGGGTGGTGCGCGGTACGTGACTGCGCTTGCGCCGTACACGACCGTGCCGGGCGTATGGATTCACACGGTTGAGGCGGTTCTGGCCGGCGACTTGCATCCGGAGAATAATGTGATGCAGGACACTTTCTGGGTGCTCGGTACGGTGCAGCACGACGTTGCGGCCGAGGCGATAGTATCGCCGGTTGGCAACATTGATACCATCCACACGGTGCACTGCCGGGCTCGGGTGGCAAACTACGGCGGTGACAATGAGACATTCTGGACCTGGTTCTCGGTTACCGACACGTGCACTGACAGGCTGGTGTATCGTGAGTCTTTGCAGGTCAGCTTGCCAGGCGGGCTGTACACGACTGTGAGCTTTCCGGACACGGTATTCAAGGTTCTAGGTACGCACACCACGAAGTGTTCAGTGTACGTGGCCGGGGACCAGAATGCGTTGAACGACGTAGTAACCGGCAGTTTCCAGGTTACGGCTGCGTCCCACAATGTGCTGGTGGAGCAGATTCTTGCGCCAGTCGGCACGATTGACTCGGCGAGCGTGGTGACTCCGAGTGCGGTGGTGCGTAACAGCGGCAGCGAGGCTGAGACGTTCAATGCTTTCTTCAAGATAGGCAGCTATATTGAAGCGTTCAATGTCCAGAATCTTGCAGCTGGTGCGAGTCGAACGCTTACTTTCCCGGACTGGACAGCACATGCGAAGGATACAGTTCAAGCGGTGTGCTGGACGTATCTGGTTGGGGATGAGAACCCGGCCGACGACACGCTGAAGCAGAAATTCTTTGTTGCGGTGCACGACGTCGGGGTAGCGCAGGTGCTGTATCCGGTGGACACGGTGCCTAGCGATACCACGGTGTATCCGGCGTGTGTAGTGAAGAACTACGGCAGCGCGACCGAGACGTTTGATGTCCAGTTCCGCATCGGGATGTATGAGGGTCATGCGACCGTGACCGACCTGGACCCGGGCAAGGTGGATACAGTCGAGATGGTTGAGCCGTACACGACCCAGGTGGGAGTGTGGCTGGACCGGGTGAACACGCTGCTTGTCGGTGACCAGCGGTCTGGGAACAACCAGATGCTTGATACCTTCTGGGTGCTTGGTACTCTGGACCACGATGTCGGGATTGAGGAGATACTAGCGCCTTCAGGGACGCTTGACACGATGGAGAGTGTGGAGCCGAAGGTGAAAGTGGCGAACTACGGTCAGAGTACTGAGACTTGGAAGACCTGGTTTAGGATATATGACCCGACCGATGCGCTGGTGTACGACGAGTGGAAAGAGATAACTTTGCCTGGGCAGGCATCGGTTGTGCTTACGTATCCTGAGACGCAGTTCCGTGTTGAAGGTGAATATACCAGTCGGTGTTCGACCTATCTTGAGACCGACCAGAACTGGACGAACAACGTGGCCTGGAGTGGGTTTGAGGTTGGCGGCGTGACGATATGGCAGCCTGGTTGGAAAGAGATGAAGTCAGTTCCGTCCGCACCTTCTACCAAGCCGGTGAAGGACGGTGCTTGGCTGGCGATAGATGCGGCCAAGACGATATATGCGGGCAAGGGTTACAAGACTGGTGACTTCTATGCGTACGATGCGATACACAACACGTGGAAGGCGCTTGAGTCAATACCTTCGCTTGAAGAAGGCAAGGTGAAGTTGCCGTACAAGGGTGCGTGTGGAGTGTCGGACGGTGGGAACTACGTGTATCTGGTGAAGGGCAACAACACGCTTGGTTTCTGGCGGTACGATGTTGGGAAGGACACGTGGGAGCGTCTGCCGGACGTGCCGCTTGGACCGGAAAAGAAGCGGGTGAAGGGTGGTACGGATGTGGTGTACGTGGACAAGGATGACACCGGATATGTGTATCTCTTGAAGGGGTACAAGACTGAGTTTTACCGGTACAACACGGTGGCTCAGCGGTGGGACACGCTGGACAACGTGCCCTATGGTCAGCGGCCGAAGTACGACAAAGGTTCTTGGCTGTGTCTGACGCCCGGGCCGTCGCCCACGCCCAGGCTGACGCTGTACGCTCATCAGGCCAAGTTCCTGAACTCGACGAAGACCAACCACTTCATGTTCCGCTACGACGTGCCGGGCGATACCTGGTACAAGCAGCCGGTCAAAGGCATGCCGTACTATGGTCTGCACAGTGGTCGGGCGAACAAGAAGAAGAAGTCCAAGGACGGCAGCTGCGGCACCTACTATGAAGGCTATATCTACGCGCTGAAGGGTGGCAATACTCAGCAGTTCTTCCGCTACACGGCTGAAGGCGACACTTGGTATGAGCTTGACACGATGCCGAGCAACGGTACGTACGGTCGGAAGAAGTTTGTGAAGTATGGTGGCGACATTGTGACCTACGGGTACGGAGCGTTCTTTGCCTTGAAGGGCAACAAGACGTTTGAGTTCTGGCGGTACGTGCTGCCGCGGGATGTTGGCACCGGCCAAGTGCGGTCGGGAGTGCAGGCTGGTCAGTCAGCGGTCGGCAGTCGGCAATTTGTGGTGAGTCCGAACCCGCTGGCTGAGGGTTTTGCGACGGTGCGGTTCAGCCTGGCCAAGCCAGGGCCAGCGATGGTGACGGTGTTCGACATTGCGGGCCGGGCCGTGCTGCGGCAGGCGTACAGTGTCGGGCGCAGTGCGCACAGCGGGACGCTTGACTGTCGGAAGCTTGCGGGCGGTGTGTATCTTGTGCGGTTGGACGCCGAGGGCTACACCGCGACGCAGAAGCTCGTAGTGCAGAGATAG
- the sucC gene encoding ADP-forming succinate--CoA ligase subunit beta produces MKVHEYQAKEIFRAASIPVPREKVCSNPVECVAAAKEIGLPVVIKAQVLVGGRGKAGGVRKVAGLGDVERVAGQILGMSIKGLTVGKVLVSECADIRAEYYVGIVVDRVSRRPVLMASAAGGVEIEQVARETPEKILKVQIDPAAGLLSFQSRDVGMALFGRDAGLARAFADIAGKLYRIFVDRDCSLIEINPLVLLTDGKLLALDAKVNFDDNALFRHKENEILRDLAAEEPKEVEAKQAGLSYVKLSGNVGCVVNGAGLAMATMDLIKRYGGEPANFLDVGGSSSPDKMVTAMRIILSDENVRAILVNIFGGITRCDDIANGLLEARRRADIKVPVVARLTGTNAEAALALLEGTDVTPAATMAEAVKKAVALAGAV; encoded by the coding sequence ATGAAGGTCCACGAATACCAAGCTAAGGAGATATTCCGGGCCGCGAGCATTCCGGTGCCGCGTGAAAAGGTTTGCTCAAACCCGGTCGAATGCGTGGCCGCGGCAAAAGAAATCGGCCTGCCGGTCGTTATCAAGGCTCAGGTGCTTGTCGGTGGCCGGGGCAAGGCCGGCGGTGTGAGAAAGGTTGCCGGTCTAGGTGATGTCGAGCGGGTGGCAGGACAGATTCTCGGCATGAGCATAAAGGGTCTTACGGTCGGCAAGGTACTCGTTTCCGAGTGCGCGGACATCAGGGCTGAGTACTACGTTGGAATCGTCGTTGACCGGGTGAGCCGAAGACCGGTGCTGATGGCATCGGCAGCAGGTGGGGTCGAGATTGAGCAGGTGGCGCGTGAAACGCCGGAGAAGATACTGAAAGTCCAGATTGATCCAGCCGCGGGGCTTTTGTCGTTTCAGAGTCGTGATGTCGGAATGGCCCTGTTCGGCCGCGACGCCGGTCTGGCACGGGCGTTTGCCGACATTGCCGGCAAACTGTATCGCATTTTTGTTGACCGGGATTGTTCCCTGATCGAGATAAACCCCCTGGTGTTGCTCACAGACGGTAAACTACTGGCACTTGATGCCAAGGTTAACTTTGATGATAACGCACTGTTCCGGCACAAGGAGAATGAGATACTGCGAGACCTTGCAGCCGAGGAGCCGAAAGAGGTTGAGGCTAAGCAGGCCGGACTGTCCTACGTCAAGCTTTCGGGCAACGTGGGCTGCGTTGTCAATGGTGCCGGGCTGGCGATGGCGACAATGGACTTGATAAAGCGCTACGGCGGAGAGCCGGCAAACTTTCTGGATGTGGGCGGATCGTCTTCGCCTGACAAGATGGTTACTGCGATGCGAATCATTCTGTCGGATGAGAACGTGCGGGCAATTCTTGTGAATATATTCGGCGGTATCACCAGATGCGACGACATCGCCAACGGTCTCCTCGAGGCCAGACGACGCGCTGACATCAAAGTGCCAGTAGTCGCACGACTCACTGGAACCAACGCGGAAGCGGCGCTCGCGTTGCTCGAGGGAACAGACGTGACTCCGGCGGCAACAATGGCCGAGGCGGTGAAGAAAGCAGTGGCCCTTGCGGGAGCTGTGTAA
- the sucD gene encoding succinate--CoA ligase subunit alpha, giving the protein MSILVDENTRVLVQGITGRDGAFHARAMKEYGTQVVGGVTPGKGGQTVEGIPVFDSVAEAVRKTGADASIIFVPAAYATDAMYEAVDAGLKLVVCIAEGVPTLDVVRVLDFCERRSVSPPRVTGGSTTSGTARTRILGPNCPGVISPGKAKLGIMPAASFKPGCVGVVSRSGTLTYEIAANTGEFGQSSVVGIGGDPVIGTTFLDCLEMFNEDPQTRAIVIVGEIGGTDEERAAAWVKKNCRKPVLGFIAGQTAPEGKRMGHAGAIIAGGSGTAADKIKAFEAAGIRVVHEPQETAELLRAVL; this is encoded by the coding sequence ATGAGCATACTGGTTGATGAGAACACAAGGGTACTGGTTCAAGGGATTACTGGCCGGGACGGCGCGTTCCACGCACGGGCAATGAAGGAATATGGCACGCAGGTCGTCGGCGGCGTAACACCAGGCAAGGGCGGGCAGACAGTCGAGGGCATACCAGTGTTTGATTCGGTAGCCGAGGCAGTCCGCAAGACCGGGGCAGACGCTTCCATCATCTTCGTGCCGGCCGCATACGCAACGGATGCAATGTACGAGGCGGTAGATGCCGGGTTGAAGCTAGTCGTGTGTATTGCCGAGGGTGTGCCGACGCTTGATGTGGTACGGGTACTTGATTTCTGCGAAAGGCGTTCGGTATCCCCACCGCGGGTCACCGGTGGCTCAACGACGAGCGGCACAGCAAGAACACGTATTCTGGGGCCGAACTGTCCAGGCGTGATTTCGCCCGGCAAGGCCAAACTGGGCATCATGCCCGCAGCGAGCTTTAAGCCCGGATGTGTTGGCGTGGTGTCGCGCTCGGGCACGCTCACCTACGAGATTGCGGCCAATACCGGCGAGTTCGGTCAATCGTCCGTCGTCGGGATCGGCGGAGACCCGGTCATCGGTACAACGTTTCTCGACTGTCTGGAGATGTTCAACGAGGACCCGCAGACAAGGGCCATCGTCATAGTCGGTGAGATTGGTGGCACGGATGAGGAACGGGCAGCCGCATGGGTCAAGAAGAACTGTCGCAAGCCGGTGCTGGGTTTCATTGCAGGCCAGACTGCGCCCGAGGGCAAGCGGATGGGACACGCCGGTGCGATTATTGCTGGCGGCTCAGGAACCGCGGCAGATAAAATCAAAGCATTTGAGGCGGCAGGCATCCGCGTCGTGCACGAGCCGCAGGAGACTGCGGAGCTCTTGCGAGCGGTACTCTAG